In the genome of Rhodamnia argentea isolate NSW1041297 chromosome 3, ASM2092103v1, whole genome shotgun sequence, one region contains:
- the LOC115726902 gene encoding cytochrome P450 704C1-like isoform X1: protein MDINIVSATLYSAALVPLALSIAFALLLLKIFTGKSLRSTKYPPVCGTVFNQLVYFNQLYDYMTGLVRRSQTIRLLAPDQSQIYTVDPRNIEHILKTNFDEYTKGKYNIDIMKDLFGEGIFLVDGEKWKKQRKVASFEFATRVLRDFSCRVFRKNAAKLVKVVEELSAASEGFDMQDMLMRCTLDSIFKVGFGAELNCLEGSSKEGTVFMKAFDEASALTYWRYVDPSWELKRFLNIGSEAHLRKNIKLIDNFVHQLIRTKKNQLAEQREHNDKEDILSRFLLESEKDPDGMNEKYLRDIILNFTIAGKDTSANTLSWFLYMLCKHPLVQQKIVDEIKHVIRDQASDANPDSFVERITDPVLDRMHYLHATLTETLRLYPAVPVDGRCAETDDVLPDGFHVKKGDNIHYLAYSMGRMQNIWGEDAEDFKPERWLKDGIFQKESPFKFAAFHAGPRICLGKDFAYRQMKIVSIALLRFFRFRLADETRPVTYKVMFTLHIDNGLHLRAVPRLVT from the exons ATGGACATCAACATAGTGTCCGCGACGCTCTACTCCGCGGCACTAGTTCCCCTCGCTCTCTCCATCGCCTTTGCTCTCCTTCTCCTGAAAATCTTCACGGGCAAGTCCCTCCGAAGCACTAAGTATCCGCCCGTTTGCGGGACGGTTTTCAATCAACTCGTCTACTTCAACCAGCTCTACGACTACATGACAGGGCTTGTAAGGAGATCTCAGACGATCCGACTCCTTGCGCCGGACCAGAGCCAGATATACACGGTCGATCCGAGAAACATCGAGCACATATTAAAGACCAACTTCGATGAGTACACGAAGGGAAAGTATAACATAGATATAATGAAGGATTTGTTCGGGGAGGGGATTTTCCTGGTGGATGGAGAGAAGTGGAAGAAGCAGAGGAAGGTCGCGAGCTTCGAGTTTGCGACGAGGGTGCTCAGAGATTTTAGCTGTCGCGTGTTCAGGAAGAATGCTGCGAAGCTGGTCAAGGTCGTGGAGGAGTTATCAGCTGCCTCAGAGGGATTCGATATGCAA GATATGTTGATGAGATGCACTTTGGATTCCATCTTCAAAGTTGGATTTGGTGCGGAGTTGAATTGCTTGGAAGGATCAAGCAAAGAGGGAACAGTCTTCATGAAAGCTTTTGATGAGGCGAGTGCACTGACCTACTGGCGATACGTCGATCCCTCTTGGGAGCTCAAAAGATTTCTCAACATCGGTTCAGAAGCTCATCTTAGGAAGAACATTAAACTCATCGACAATTTCGTGCATCAGCTTATCAGAACCAAGAAGAATCAACTAGCAGAGCAGAGGGAACAT AATGACAAGGAGGACATTCTCTCGAGATTTTTGCTCGAGAGCGAGAAAGATCCCGACGGCATGAACGAGAAGTACTTGAGGGATATAATTCTGAATTTCACGATCGCCGGAAAAGATACTAGTGCAAATACCTTGTCGTGGTTCCTCTACATGCTCTGTAAACACCCCCTGGTGCAGCAAAAGATTGTCGACGAGATAAAGCATGTGATCAGAGATCAAGCAAGTGACGCTAACCCTGATTCTTTCGTGGAAAGAATAACAGATCCGGTGCTCGATCGAATGCACTATCTTCATGCCACGCTCACAGAGACTTTGAGGCTGTATCCTGCAGTCCCGGTG GATGGAAGATGTGCCGAGACAGACGATGTTCTCCCAGATGGCTTCCACGTGAAGAAGGGGGACAACATACATTACTTGGCTTACTCAATGGGAAGAATGCAAAACATATGGGGAGAAGATGCCGAGGATTTCAAACCCGAAAGATGGTTGAAGGAtggaattttccaaaaagaatCACCTTTCAAATTTGCTGCGTTCCAT GCTGGTCCTAGGATCTGCCTCGGGAAGGATTTTGCTTATCGCCAGATGAAAATAGTTTCGATAGCTCTGCTTCGCTTCTTCCGCTTCAGATTAGCTGACGAAACTAGACCTGTGACCTACAAGGTCATGTTCACTCTTCACATCGACAATGGCTTACATCTTCGCGCTGTTCCCAGATTGGTTACATGA
- the LOC115726902 gene encoding cytochrome P450 704C1-like isoform X2, with translation MDINIVSATLYSAALVPLALSIAFALLLLKIFTGLVRRSQTIRLLAPDQSQIYTVDPRNIEHILKTNFDEYTKGKYNIDIMKDLFGEGIFLVDGEKWKKQRKVASFEFATRVLRDFSCRVFRKNAAKLVKVVEELSAASEGFDMQDMLMRCTLDSIFKVGFGAELNCLEGSSKEGTVFMKAFDEASALTYWRYVDPSWELKRFLNIGSEAHLRKNIKLIDNFVHQLIRTKKNQLAEQREHNDKEDILSRFLLESEKDPDGMNEKYLRDIILNFTIAGKDTSANTLSWFLYMLCKHPLVQQKIVDEIKHVIRDQASDANPDSFVERITDPVLDRMHYLHATLTETLRLYPAVPVDGRCAETDDVLPDGFHVKKGDNIHYLAYSMGRMQNIWGEDAEDFKPERWLKDGIFQKESPFKFAAFHAGPRICLGKDFAYRQMKIVSIALLRFFRFRLADETRPVTYKVMFTLHIDNGLHLRAVPRLVT, from the exons ATGGACATCAACATAGTGTCCGCGACGCTCTACTCCGCGGCACTAGTTCCCCTCGCTCTCTCCATCGCCTTTGCTCTCCTTCTCCTGAAAATCTTCACGG GGCTTGTAAGGAGATCTCAGACGATCCGACTCCTTGCGCCGGACCAGAGCCAGATATACACGGTCGATCCGAGAAACATCGAGCACATATTAAAGACCAACTTCGATGAGTACACGAAGGGAAAGTATAACATAGATATAATGAAGGATTTGTTCGGGGAGGGGATTTTCCTGGTGGATGGAGAGAAGTGGAAGAAGCAGAGGAAGGTCGCGAGCTTCGAGTTTGCGACGAGGGTGCTCAGAGATTTTAGCTGTCGCGTGTTCAGGAAGAATGCTGCGAAGCTGGTCAAGGTCGTGGAGGAGTTATCAGCTGCCTCAGAGGGATTCGATATGCAA GATATGTTGATGAGATGCACTTTGGATTCCATCTTCAAAGTTGGATTTGGTGCGGAGTTGAATTGCTTGGAAGGATCAAGCAAAGAGGGAACAGTCTTCATGAAAGCTTTTGATGAGGCGAGTGCACTGACCTACTGGCGATACGTCGATCCCTCTTGGGAGCTCAAAAGATTTCTCAACATCGGTTCAGAAGCTCATCTTAGGAAGAACATTAAACTCATCGACAATTTCGTGCATCAGCTTATCAGAACCAAGAAGAATCAACTAGCAGAGCAGAGGGAACAT AATGACAAGGAGGACATTCTCTCGAGATTTTTGCTCGAGAGCGAGAAAGATCCCGACGGCATGAACGAGAAGTACTTGAGGGATATAATTCTGAATTTCACGATCGCCGGAAAAGATACTAGTGCAAATACCTTGTCGTGGTTCCTCTACATGCTCTGTAAACACCCCCTGGTGCAGCAAAAGATTGTCGACGAGATAAAGCATGTGATCAGAGATCAAGCAAGTGACGCTAACCCTGATTCTTTCGTGGAAAGAATAACAGATCCGGTGCTCGATCGAATGCACTATCTTCATGCCACGCTCACAGAGACTTTGAGGCTGTATCCTGCAGTCCCGGTG GATGGAAGATGTGCCGAGACAGACGATGTTCTCCCAGATGGCTTCCACGTGAAGAAGGGGGACAACATACATTACTTGGCTTACTCAATGGGAAGAATGCAAAACATATGGGGAGAAGATGCCGAGGATTTCAAACCCGAAAGATGGTTGAAGGAtggaattttccaaaaagaatCACCTTTCAAATTTGCTGCGTTCCAT GCTGGTCCTAGGATCTGCCTCGGGAAGGATTTTGCTTATCGCCAGATGAAAATAGTTTCGATAGCTCTGCTTCGCTTCTTCCGCTTCAGATTAGCTGACGAAACTAGACCTGTGACCTACAAGGTCATGTTCACTCTTCACATCGACAATGGCTTACATCTTCGCGCTGTTCCCAGATTGGTTACATGA